The DNA region AAAAATACCTCCTCAACTCTGATCCTTATAGAATTATGAATTTCTTTAACTTTTTCGCTACGTGTAGCTAAGGAGAGAAGAAGGGCTCCGCCATGAACCCTTTATAAATTCAAAAACTTATTTTTAGAAATTCTTATTTCTAAAGTCTCTAAATAATAATACTGATCTGAAATTTATATGAAAAGTAATAGATTAACTATTTATTTTTAAAACTTCTAATAATTAGTATATATTTATCGAACGAATTAATTATAACAAAACACTGTAAAATTTTTTTAAAAAATTAGCAAATAGTATTTCGCGTAAAATAAAATAGTGGGTATGATTCTACCCACTATATATTATTATAACCATTATAAAAAATTTTTAATAATGAAAAATCCGTTTTTAATTCACAACATGCAAGGTTATAAACTCTAAAACTATATTTGCATTCTCATGATTTCCTTGTAAGCTTCAACAATTCTATTAGTAACTTCACTTGTTAATTTCAAAGACAAAGAAGCTTTTTCAGCAGCTATTATTACTTGGTGAATATCTGTTATTTTACCTGCAGCATAATCAGCCGCAACACTATCAGCATTTTTTTGAAGCGCATTTACCTCTTCAATTGCTTCTTTCAATATATTAGCAAAATCCAAATTATTTTTGTCTGTATTTGTTTTTTCAGGTTTTATTGTATTGGGATTAATACCTTTAATACCATTTAAACCGTCAATTCCATCTGCCATGCCTTTTCACCTCCATCTATCTTCCAATACCAAGTGCTGCATTATACATACTTTTTGCAGAACTCACAACCGCAGAATTCATCTCATAAGCTCTTTGAGCTGATATCATGTCAACCATCTCACGTAAAACATTGACATTTGGATATTCTACATAGCCTTCCTCGTTTGAATCGGGATGTGTGGGATCATAAAC from Petrotoga sp. 9PWA.NaAc.5.4 includes:
- the fliE gene encoding flagellar hook-basal body complex protein FliE translates to MADGIDGLNGIKGINPNTIKPEKTNTDKNNLDFANILKEAIEEVNALQKNADSVAADYAAGKITDIHQVIIAAEKASLSLKLTSEVTNRIVEAYKEIMRMQI